A single region of the Corynebacterium halotolerans YIM 70093 = DSM 44683 genome encodes:
- a CDS encoding vitamin K epoxide reductase family protein has translation MTNDQTVLPSFARQRPFALILLVTGVIGWVASGILVLERLALYEDAEHVTTCDLNALVSCGKVMGTWQSELFGFPNPLIGIVAFAVVITTAMAMLSGARLGDWYWAGLQAGVTVGLLFIIWLWYQALFVIHILCLYCMVVWAMMIPLFILLTVRNLAHGLFPASPAVVRFASQWAGTLIAVVYVAVAVSVFLSFSSDFTSL, from the coding sequence ATGACGAACGACCAGACCGTGCTGCCGAGTTTTGCCCGCCAGCGGCCTTTCGCCCTCATCCTGCTGGTCACTGGCGTGATCGGCTGGGTCGCCTCCGGCATTCTGGTGCTCGAGCGCCTGGCCCTCTACGAGGACGCCGAGCACGTCACCACCTGCGACCTCAACGCCCTGGTCTCCTGCGGAAAGGTGATGGGCACCTGGCAGTCCGAACTGTTTGGCTTCCCCAACCCGTTGATCGGGATTGTCGCCTTCGCCGTGGTCATCACCACCGCGATGGCCATGCTGTCCGGGGCCCGGCTCGGCGACTGGTACTGGGCCGGCCTGCAGGCCGGAGTGACCGTCGGTCTGCTGTTTATCATCTGGCTGTGGTACCAGGCCCTGTTCGTCATCCACATCTTGTGCCTGTACTGCATGGTGGTGTGGGCGATGATGATCCCGCTGTTCATCCTGCTGACCGTGCGCAACCTCGCCCACGGGCTTTTCCCCGCCTCCCCTGCCGTGGTGCGGTTTGCCTCCCAGTGGGCCGGCACCCTGATCGCCGTGGTCTACGTCGCCGTCGCCGTCTCGGTGTTCCTCAGCTTCTCCTCCGACTTCACTAGCCTCTAG
- a CDS encoding DUF305 domain-containing protein: MKRTITLAALALTSTLALAACGEATEPEPETTDTTTSATNTETTTAETTATATATTTEADGEISAEHNNADIMFAQMMIPHHQQAVEMSEMLLTKEDIPTEVADFAQGVIDAQGPEIDRMNAMLEAWGQQPVTGSSGMGGMDHGDMSGMSGMMTEEDMAALENAQGTEAARLYLEQMTAHHEGAVDMARDEVNDGQNPQAAALAEQVIEDQEAEIAEMEQMLQNL; this comes from the coding sequence ATGAAGCGCACTATCACTCTCGCCGCCCTCGCCCTGACCTCTACTCTGGCCCTGGCCGCCTGCGGCGAGGCCACCGAGCCCGAGCCCGAGACCACCGACACCACCACCTCGGCCACTAACACCGAGACCACCACCGCTGAGACGACCGCGACCGCCACGGCGACGACGACTGAGGCGGACGGAGAGATTTCCGCCGAGCACAACAACGCGGACATCATGTTCGCGCAGATGATGATCCCCCATCACCAGCAGGCCGTGGAGATGAGCGAGATGCTCCTGACCAAGGAGGACATCCCGACCGAGGTCGCCGACTTCGCCCAGGGCGTGATCGACGCCCAGGGCCCGGAGATCGACCGGATGAACGCCATGCTCGAGGCCTGGGGACAGCAGCCGGTCACCGGATCCTCTGGCATGGGCGGGATGGATCACGGCGACATGAGCGGGATGAGCGGGATGATGACCGAGGAGGACATGGCAGCCCTGGAGAACGCCCAGGGCACCGAGGCCGCCCGCCTCTACCTCGAGCAGATGACCGCCCACCACGAAGGTGCCGTCGACATGGCCCGCGATGAGGTCAACGATGGCCAGAACCCACAGGCCGCTGCCCTGGCCGAGCAGGTCATTGAAGACCAGGAGGCCGAGATCGCCGAAATGGAGCAGATGCTCCAGAACCTCTAA